From one Lycium barbarum isolate Lr01 chromosome 6, ASM1917538v2, whole genome shotgun sequence genomic stretch:
- the LOC132643523 gene encoding pentatricopeptide repeat-containing protein At1g07740, mitochondrial: MINLRIKLAAITPSILKIQNLGHFRTTNFHKPTSKSSTEKERPHKPTRNLLCKPIPLLADLKQIQDPDEAISLFHDHQQTGFKHDYPTYSCLIYKLAKSRNFEAVETLLGYLQTHYIRCKETLFIGLIQHYGKAKLVDKSIELFHNMGSSFNCSRSLQSFNALLNVLVDNERYEGANEMLKSCSKNGIWLNSVSFNIIIKMWLEKGDWEMARKVFDEMLEREVEPTVVTYNCQIGFLCKRGDVEGGKSLFQDMVKKGKKPNAVSYALLMEGLCSLGKYKEAKKLMFDMEYQGCKVKIVNYGVLMTDLLKRGEIGEANSLLVEMKKRRIKPDVVIYNMLVNYFCKEGKTAEAYRMLVDMQIAGCCPNAATYRMVVDGFCKTREFEEGLKVLNAMLMSRHFPRMETVMCLVLGLLDKGKVEDACFVLEEMEKRKKRFDFDSWEVIVKDSCTSDRGVSWLLDELVF, translated from the coding sequence ATGATCAATTTAAGAATTAAACTGGCTGCCATAACTCCCTCAATACTCAAAATTCAAAATCTTGGCCATTTCAGAACCACAAATTTCCACAAACCCACCTCAAAATCTTCAACTGAAAAAGAAAGGCCTCATAAGCCCACAAGAAACCTTCTTTGCAAGCCGATACCACTCCTTGCTGACCTCAAACAAATCCAAGATCCCGATGAAGCTATTTCACTCTTCCATGATCACCAACAAACAGGGTTCAAACATGATTACCCAACTTATTCTTGTCTTATTTATAAGCTCGCCAAGTCTCGTAACTTTGAAGCTGTTGAAACCCTTCTTGGATATCTCCAAACCCATTATATTCGATGTAAAGAAACACTTTTTATTGGATTGATTCAACATTATGGGAAAGCCAAGTTAGTTGATAAATCTATTGAGCTTTTTCACAACATGGGGTCGTCGTTTAATTGTTCGCGTAGTTTACAGTCTTTTAATGCACTTTTGAATGTGCTTGTTGATAATGAGCGTTATGAAGGTGCGAATGAGATGTTAAAGAGTTGTTCGAAAAATGGTATCTGGTTAAACTCCGTTTCGTTTAACATTATCATCAAGATGTGGTTGGAAAAGGGTGATTGGGAAATGGCACGCAAAGTGTTCGATGAAATGCTTGAGAGAGAAGTTGAGCCAACTGTGGTGACTTATAATTGTCAAATTGGGTTTTTGTGTAAAAGGGGGGATGTTGAAGGTGGTAAAAGTTTGTTCCAAGATATGGTTAAAAAGGGAAAGAAGCCAAATGCAGTTTCTTATGCTTTGCTAATGGAAGGTTTATGTTCTTTAGGGAAGTATAAGGAAGCAAAGAAGTTGATGTTTGATATGGAATATCAAGGATGTAAAGTGAAAATAGTTAATTATGGTGTTTTAATGACTGATCTTTTGAAACGAGGCGAAATTGGTGAGGCAAACAGTTTACTTGTGGAGATGAAAAAAAGGCGCATTAAGCCTGACGTTGTGATCTATAACATGTTAGTAAATTATTTCTGTAAGGAAGGTAAAACTGCTGAGGCGTATAGGATGTTAGTTGATATGCAAATTGCGGGTTGTTGTCCTAATGCAGCTACATACAGAATGGTGGTTGATGGATTTTGTAAAACAAGAGAATTTGAAGAAGGTTTGAAGGTTTTGAATGCGATGTTGATGAGCAGGCATTTTCCTCGTATGGAAACAGTAATGTGTTTGGTTCTTGGTCTGCTTGATAAAGGGAAGGTTGAAGACGCTTGCTTTGTTTTGGAGGAGatggagaagagaaagaaaaggtTCGATTTTGATTCTTGGGAAGTCATCGTCAAGGATTCTTGCACTAGTGATAGGGGTGTAAGCTGGCTCTTAGATGAGCTTGTATTTTAG